The following coding sequences lie in one Mycobacterium gordonae genomic window:
- a CDS encoding PE family protein has translation MTLRVVPEGLASASAAVEALTARLAAAHANAAPLITAVVPPAADPVSLQTAAGFSAQGQEHAAVAAQGVEELGRAGIGVGEAGVSYLAGDAAAAATYGIAGG, from the coding sequence ATGACGTTGCGAGTGGTTCCGGAGGGACTGGCCAGTGCGAGCGCCGCGGTCGAGGCGCTGACGGCGAGACTGGCTGCCGCACATGCCAACGCGGCCCCGTTGATCACCGCGGTGGTTCCGCCGGCGGCCGACCCGGTGTCGCTGCAGACCGCCGCCGGTTTCAGCGCCCAGGGCCAGGAGCACGCCGCCGTCGCCGCCCAGGGTGTCGAGGAGTTGGGGCGTGCCGGTATCGGCGTCGGCGAGGCCGGCGTCAGTTACCTCGCCGGTGACGCGGCGGCCGCTGCGACCTACGGGATCGCTGGCGGCTGA